The following nucleotide sequence is from Erinaceus europaeus chromosome 8, mEriEur2.1, whole genome shotgun sequence.
ctgagaacttctctagtctagacaacataaaagacataaaggttcaggaagcccagagggtcccaaacagaattaacccagacttaaagacaccaagacacatcatatttagaatggaaagtaataaggataaagaaaggatcgtgAAGgctgcaaaacaaaaacaaagagtcacctacagaggaaaacccataaggctagcagcagacttctccacacaaacactacaacagagaagggaatggcaagatatctattgagtgctcaatgagaaaggctttcaaccaagactactgtatcctgctagactgtcattaagactagatggaggcataaaaaccttctcagacaagcaacagctgaaagaatcaactatcaccaagcctgccctgaaagaagttctgaaaggtctcctataattgtgccgatgcagtcacatctgccatgttgtcccctcaggctactgctagttcccgcaagagttgggacattctcagagtgcctgttcagccatgttgtgccctcagggcattgtctatatccccgcgatatttggagtgatttggttactcctcccccctcccattctcatgagagttattatcctttcctggagtgctatggttactcctcccccttcccattctcatgaaagctacttaaaagcccttcttcttccgcaccttgctctcttgccagcgcttcactccggtgttcagacgcaggaaaggttactgcgtgaggcagccattttcgctacctccacatggcccaacctgcctctctagcacccaactctgaggtgccagcgcaaataaagatttgtatttcctcttcactctggaccccctctctctcttctccacggcccacacacaacaacaagacttctccacacaaacactacagcagagaagggaatggcaagatatctattgagtgctcaatgagaaaggctttcaaccaagactactgtatcctgctagactgtcattcagactagatggaggcataaaatccttctcagacaagcaacagctgaaagaatcaactatcaccaagcctgccctgaaagaagttctgaaaggtctcctatcaacagtcagaacaccataaatatgccatatatcagaacaccctaaaaatctacaagcatggcattaaaatatcttcaatccgtgatatcaataaatatcaatggcccgaattcatctattaaaaggcacagagtaggaagatagatcaaaaTACACAACCCACAAtgtactgtctacaggaaactcacctaactcagcaagataaacacagactaaaagtgaaaggatagaaactatcatacaagccaatggcccacaaaaaaagagcaggaacagctattctcatatctgacatgatagacttcaaaatagataaaattaaaaagataggagtggacactacttaatgctcagaggatcagtcaatcaaaagcattatatcaaaaagattgttcatcacaaccaagtaggatttatcctaggaatgcaaggctggttcaacatacataagccaatcaatgtcattcaacacatcaataaaagcaaaaccaaacaccacataattatctcaacagatacagagaaatcctttgacaaaatccaacacctattcatgctcaaaacactacaaaaaatgggaatagatgggaaattcctcaagatagtggaatccatatatagcaaacctacagcctacaccatactcaatggacagaagctgaaagcattccccctcagatcatgGACTAGataaggatgtccactatcactattcaacatagtattggaatactcttcaacatagtattggaagttcttcccatagcaactaggcaagagaaagaaatcaaaggaatacagattggaagggaagaagtcaagctctcactatttgtagatgatatgatagtatacatagaaaaacctaaagaatccagcagaaaactacttattagccaatatagcaaggtgtgaggctacagaatcaatgtacaaaaactgCTTTATGCAAactctaaatctgaagaagaagacatccagaaatcactcccattcactgttgcagcaaaatcaataaaatacttaggaataaagctgaccaaagagtgaaagacttgtatactgaaaactatgaatcactattcaaggaaatagaaactgataccaagaaatggaaagacatcccatgctcatggattggaataattaatatcatcaaaatgaatattctccccagagccatatacaaatttaatgtgatacccataaaagttccacaaagcttcttttagagaatagaataaaaactacatttatctagaaccagaaaacacttaaaattgccaaaaccatcttgagaaaaagaaacagaaatggaggcatcacactaccagatctcaaactgtattataaggccatcatcattaaaacagcctggtactagaacaaaaatagacacacagaccagtggaacagaattgaaagcccaaaactacacccccacacatatggacatctaatctttgataagggggcccaaagattaaatggaggaaggaggctctcttcaagaattggtgctgggaaaactgggttgaaacatggagaagaatgaaactgaaccaccttatctcaccagaaacaaagatCAACTCTAAATgaatcaagaacctggatgttagaccagaaactatcaaatacttagaggaaaacattgatggaacactttcccacctaaacctcaaggacatctttgatgaaacaaacccaattgcaaggaagactaaagcagaaacaagccaatggaactacatcaaattgaaatgcttctgcacagccaaagaaattatcacacaaacaaagatatACCAGTCataggatgggagaagatcttgccatgccatacatcagacaagatactAATCACCAGATGAtgatacaaagagctcagcaaacttggcaacaaaaaagcaaatgaccccatccataaatgggcagaggatatgaacagaacattcactccagaggagataccaaaggctaacaaaaacatgaaaaattgctccaggtcactgattgtcagataaattcaaataaagacaatattgaggtaccatctcacccctgtgagaatgtcatatataaaaaaggacagcagcaacaaatgctggagaagctgtggggacagaggaacccttctgcactgcagtTGGGCATGTAAATTTcttcagcctctctggagaggagtctggagaactctcataagactagacatgaaccttccatatgacccagtaatccctctcctagggatatactccaagaactccataatactcgaccaaaaagaaatgtgtacacctatgttcatagcagcacaattcgtaataaataaaacctggaagcattccaggtgcccaacaacagatgagtggctgagaaagttgtggtatatatatacacaatggaatactatgcatctattaaaaacaatgaacataccttttctgacccatcttggatggagcaagaaggaattatgttaagtgatttatgtcagaaagataaagataagtatgggatggtcccactcataaacagaagttgagcaagaataacagaaagggaaacgcaAAGCAGGATTTCacaaaatttggagtagggcaacaaagaaaaaccctgggttggtggttgggcagtagtgcagcaggttaagtgcatgtggcacaaagcgcaaggaccagtataaggaccccagttttagcccacagctccccacctgcaggggagtcacttcacaggtggtgaagcaggtctgcatgtgtctatctttctctccccctctctgacttcccctcctctctccatttctctctgtcttatccaacaacaaatgacaactacaaaaataataaacacaacaaggttacaacaacaagggcaacaaaagggggaaaatggcctctaggagcagtggattcataattcagtcactgaaccccagcaataaccctggaggcaaaaaaaaaaaaaaaccctgggttgagggtgaggttgatgttcagcttcatggggtggggggcaggtatgggcacagtctttgggtggtgggaatggtgtctatgtacattcctatcaatttttagtcatataaatcactatttaattaatatgagggggaaattgattgaatgtctctaaccttttaaagcacagactgagtctatttaatacataggctgagtctttcatatgttaactctcttaaaagcttagaccaggtagaTAAGGAGGaaccagtgacacagctatataaaaaaaatgtcaaaggacataaaatatggcgatagtgtgtatgatacaggattcctaacaaagggatacttcaaagttaacccaatttgcCAAATAATGtcattatagcagtaactattgtctttttttgttgttgttgttcctacaGGTCACTgaggtttttttattttgcacACACCATCACTGGGGATCTTGTCTGTGGACACCTCAGAGATCACAATATGGAGGTATGTGGCTCCAGACACTTGGTGGGAAGTCAAGTGAGAGAAACAATGATTTGGGTCAACCACATGATTACAGTTGGATTTCCAAAGGGTCCAGGTGGTCAAGCTTGGCTTCTGCTGAAGTTCTAAGGAAGCAGTGAAAACATAGGGATCGGAGCCAATCCTGGCAGGATTGGCTGAGGGCCTTGAGCTGCCCATTGACATCAGGAGCAGAGGTCTAAAAAGCTGACGAGTGTCTGAGGAGCTTGGGGCCTGCTGGCCCTGAGCTTACTTGGCAAGGGGGTTTCTGGAGTTCCTGCCGGCAAACTTAGCCTTGCTGTCCAGTTCCTCTTCAATCCTGAGGATCCGATTGTACTTGGCCAAGCGCTCAGATCGGCAAGGTGCGCCAGTCTTGATCTGCCCAGTGCAGAGCCCCACCACCAGGTCAGCAATGAAGGTGTCCTCAGTCTCCCCAGAGCGATGAGATACCATGACGCCCCACCCATTGGACTGGGCCAGTTTGCACGCCTGCAGAGATTCAGTCACAGAGCCAATCTGGTTCACTTTCAGCAGCAGGCAGTTGCAGGACTTCTCTTCTATAGCCTTGGCAATCCGCTTCGGGTTGGTCACTGTGAGGTCATCCCCTACCACCTGGATGCCTGCAGTGGCAGTGAAGTCCCGCCAAGCTTCCCAGTCATCCTGGTCGAAGGGATCTTCAATAGACACCACTGGGTAGTCACTGATGAAAGACTTGTACAGGTTGCCCAGCTCACTGGCTGAGATGTACCTGCTGGGATCATCGGGTGACTTGAAGTCCAGGTCATACTTTCCTGACTGGAAGAACTCAGAAGCAGCCACATCCATGCCGATGACAACCTTGTCGGCGTAGCCAGCCTTTGCGATGGCATTTTTCAGCAGCTCCAGGGCTTCTTTATTTTCCAGGATGTTGGGAGCAAATCCACCTTCATCCCCCACGTTGGTGGCATCCTTTCCATATTTCTCCTTGATGACATTCTTCAGGTTGTGGTAAACCTCTGCTCCAATATATATGGCTTCCTTGAAGTTTGCTGCCCCAGCAGGGAGGATCATAAACTCCTGCATGGCCAACTTGTTGCCAGCATGAGAGCCTCCGTTGATAACATTGAAAGCGGGAACTGGAAGAATGACTTCAGGGTTGCCAGCCAAATCAGCGATGTGGCGATACAGGGGCACTCCCTTCGCCACAGCACCAGCCTTGCAGACTGCCAGGGACACACCCAAAATGGCATTTGCCCCAAATTTAGATTTATTCTCTGTCCCATTCATCTCTATCATCAGCTTGTCAATCTTCTCCTGCTCCACAACATTCAGCTTCTTGCTAACCAGGGCAGGCGCAATAGTGTTATTGATGTGCTCAACAGCCTGTGAGACACCTTTCCCCATATAGCGGGTCTTGTCATTGTCCCGAAGCTCAAGTGCCTCATAGATGCCAGTCGAGGCACCACTGGGCACAGCAGCTCTGAAGAGACCTTTGTTGGTGTAGAGATCAACCTCCACAGTGGGGTTCCCCCTCGAGTCAAAGATCTCTCTGGCATGAATCTTGAGAATAGACATGATGAATGTCCCAGCCGCTGGATGTCGTTGCCCACGAAGGAAGCAGAGGGTGCTGCAGACGGCAAGAACGAGTGTTTAGCCAAGAGGTGTcaactattgtctttttaaaccctaagaaagcCGGAACCTCctttcttctatagagcctatatttccaccagtcctggaacctctagggtggggctcacttttctgaatgcttctctcagttcataccaaatgatattgcataagccaatcctaacctaatcagtgcaacgagtatcacctcagtatgcttctcattagactgtgtccagagatgtcaggcatagaatgtcaacccttcaccctcattacttgggtgagacctttcctttcattgtattcaCTAATTACATTCGAGGagtctcacttcctaacaaggtcccaacacctagatatacCTAGAtgtaccaggtcccatgagatagagcatatgttcacacgtatcaataaattagggcaaaatatatctgaaaacataagtacacaatagtctaaagtgagtcagtataaagttcataatgaaatagtgtctacttagacttagatatcctcctcacgtagttcccattacagttctctcactcactccaatgctagcttcatcaaagcaaggactgcaaaagctgaataggggcaagagactttaatgatgactcttttttttttaataatggcatactttaatgatgactcttttttaaatttgttttttatttaagaaaggataaattaacaaaaccatagggtaggaggggtacaactccacacaattcctaccacccaatctccatatcccatcccctcccctgatagctatcccattctctatccctctggaagcatggaccctgggtcattgtgggttgcagaaggtggaaggtctggcttctgtaattgcttccccacttaacatgggcattgactggtcaatccatattcccagtctgcctctctctttccctagtagggtgggtctctggggaagtggagctccaggacacattggtggggtcttcagtccagagaagcttagccggcatcctgatggcatctggaacctggtggctgaaaagagagttaacatacaaagccaaacaaatggttgagcaatcatggacccaaaggttggaatagtggagaggaagtgttggggggggtattcactgcacactctagtgcacttctgctttcaggtatatattttgcacttgtttatggatacatgtgaaatatGTTCTcgctcacagaacctggtgtatatctaggttttgggactttgttagaaagtgaaccacctgggatggaattagacaatactatgaatggaaaggtctcacccaagtaatgaagctgaagggttgtcattccatacctgaagtctcttgacacagtctgagttgaagcatgttgaggtggcaatcgttgcattgattaggttgcgatcggcagatgcaatattatttgatatggattgggagaggcatatgggaaagtgggccctatcctaaggttccaggattcggggaaatataggctgtatagtggagatgtgaggttcctgctgtcttagggttcaaaaagacaatcgatagttaatgttatcatcacattatttggtaattgggttcactttgaaaagtccttttgttagggtttgctgtatagtacccagtatcttgtatgtagctgtgccattggttgcctctgatctacttggtctaggcttttgagagagtccgaatatcaaatacacagcctatatgttaagaagactcagtctgtgatttaaaaacttcgagacatacaattaatttcccccctctcatattaattaactagtaatttatatgactacactttactaggagtgtacataaacaccattcccaccaccaaaagactgtgtcccatcccacccacccaccccctccccccacaggcccaggaagctgcatgtctacccctcaccacagggtttttactttggtgccctactttcaatttagtcagatcctgcttttagtttccctttcagatgttctttctcaacttctgttgatgagtgggatcatcccgtacttatctttatctttctgacttagctcacttaacataattccttctagttctgtccaagatgggtcagagaaggtgggttcattgttcatgataatgatgactcttaagtcactatcaggccaccccatcagctggggccctatttggggagtcctgagtttcccaaaaagacatcatggtcttagacctcaaataaatccctctctccattgttaccggtcatttctatcaggaacaacaaaatagacccctttgtgggcccccataggcccttgccctcaacttggatcaacaacagtagagaatgtttcatcctgcaaggcaggatggacaacatactctatgctaaacctgaggaagatgggtcctgatattagggctgTTTTGAATATCCCTacttataaccacagaatgtgagctcagatctacagggatgcagaggtcacataggctcttaagcagaatatgggccccaaatcacatcaaatcaatggggtttatagtcaacaatatttatacacctttcccatgtttgggagctattctcttccctgatccagcattctagttcttctgccagccatgacactacctcccagacaataattaggatccacctgcatgtcagatttcaagctcaagaaaaaattaaaaacactagtatagccaaaggccctttggaatataactaaagtaggcctactagctatctacaaacttAGGATCTCCCAATTCTtaatctgcactatcccagtccatgactgttgggcattaagccagcccccttgCTCATTTTGCATTGCtaatagtatggcctatttacataatcattgttttgcctgaaagatccccatctattgatctatcttctttctaccacaAGATTTGCCCTGCCTGGAGGGTAACACCACTTAAAACCATGGCAACAGTTCCTAAGGAAGTTTgcagcatgcctttttcctttctccacccccttttcctagccatttctgtttccaacttgccacttccagtttttgtcctataaaagtcacttctgtttctgatttctctccttttccatatACTGACCTGGAGGAGGACTGGAGTGCAGACAGGGAGGTGGGCACCGGCCACTGCAGTTTGGAGCCAAGtggagcttaacccactgtgctcacacccaactctggggctcccacaggaataaagaattgtattaccaggccaccacgagttcctggtctctctcccatgacaCAAGCCTGGCATctggttggtcaacaatttgtttggctttttatgttaactctcttttcagccaccaggttccagattagcatgatgccgaccagacttccctggacagacaaccccaccaatgtgtcctggagctctgcttacaCAGAGCCTTTCCtcacaagggaaagaaaaagacaggctgggaatatggatcgacctgtcaatgtccatgttcagcagggaagcaactacaaaatccagaccttccaccttctgcatcccacaatgaccttgagcccatagtcccagagggttaaagaataggaaaactatcaggggaggggatgggatatggagatctggtggtgggaattgtctgaagttgtacccctcttatcctatagtttagtcaatgtttcctttttataaataaaaattaaataaaaaaagaaaagaaatgatggaGCTAAGTGAGGTGATAGATAAaatagaattattggacattttcggaatcattcaccccaagaaactgaaatacacattctactcaagtctacaagggtaattctcaaggatagaccatatgttaggacacaaagacagcatcagcaaattcaagagcactgaaatcatcccaagcatcttctcagaccacagtggaattaaacttacacttaacaattaacaaaagattggtaagagtcccaaaatgtggaagctcaacagtacactagttaacaactactgggtcaaagagaaaataaaggaagaaatcaaaatgtttcgagacttcaatgaaaatgcagacacaagctatcaacatatttgggacacagctaaggcagtactgagaaggaagttcatatccatacaagcacacattaggaaacaagaaaaaggacaaatagcctgattgcacatcttaaatacatagaagaacaatggaaccctaaagcaatcagacggacagaaataactaaagatagggcagaaataaataacattgaaaataagaaaaccatacaaaagatcaacgaaaataaatgttggtttttggaaagagtgaacaaatcaacaaatctttatctagattcacaaaacaaaaaagggagaagacccaaataaatcagatcataaatgaaagaggagatatcacaatagacaccactgaaattaataaattaattaataaattaattcataaatgaaagaggagatatcacaacagacaccactgaaatcatatgaggcttctatgaacaactatatgctaccaagctagagaaattggaagaaatggacaatttcctagatacctatgaacttccaaaattaaataaagaggaattagataatatgaacagacccatcacagctaatgaaatttaaaCATTTATCGAAAACcttgccaaaaataaaagtcctggaccagatggttttacaaatgaatactataaaacc
It contains:
- the LOC103113034 gene encoding alpha-enolase-like, which encodes MSILKIHAREIFDSRGNPTVEVDLYTNKGLFRAAVPSGASTGIYEALELRDNDKTRYMGKGVSQAVEHINNTIAPALVSKKLNVVEQEKIDKLMIEMNGTENKSKFGANAILGVSLAVCKAGAVAKGVPLYRHIADLAGNPEVILPVPAFNVINGGSHAGNKLAMQEFMILPAGAANFKEAIYIGAEVYHNLKNVIKEKYGKDATNVGDEGGFAPNILENKEALELLKNAIAKAGYADKVVIGMDVAASEFFQSGKYDLDFKSPDDPSRYISASELGNLYKSFISDYPVVSIEDPFDQDDWEAWRDFTATAGIQVVGDDLTVTNPKRIAKAIEEKSCNCLLLKVNQIGSVTESLQACKLAQSNGWGVMVSHRSGETEDTFIADLVVGLCTGQIKTGAPCRSERLAKYNRILRIEEELDSKAKFAGRNSRNPLAK